The nucleotide sequence TTAACTTATATTTGGAAAGGATATATAAAAATGGGCTTTTCATTGGAATTTATAAAAAACCCAATTCAAATTGGTTCACCTTTCCCTTCATCTCAATCTCTTGCAAAACTAATAGTAGATTCAGCCAAATTACAATCAAATGCAACGATAGTTGAACTTGGCCCAGGAACTGGCAGTATTACCAAACAAATACTGAAACAAACTTCTTCTGATAGCCTTTTTTTTGCAATAGAAATTAATGAAATGCTTTACAAAAAATTTAAGGAAAACTTTCCAGATACAATAATTCACCACGGTACAGCAAATGAAATAAAAAAATATTTAAAAATACATGATAGAACTCAGGTTGATTGTATTATATCTGCAATACCATGGGCCACTTTATCTATTGATCTACAACAAGAATTATTTTCCGAAATATATGATGTACTTGCACCTGGTGGTAAGTTTATTACTATTGCATTATTGATTGGAACC is from SAR202 cluster bacterium and encodes:
- a CDS encoding methyltransferase domain-containing protein, whose translation is MGFSLEFIKNPIQIGSPFPSSQSLAKLIVDSAKLQSNATIVELGPGTGSITKQILKQTSSDSLFFAIEINEMLYKKFKENFPDTIIHHGTANEIKKYLKIHDRTQVDCIISAIPWATLSIDLQQELFSEIYDVLAPGGKFITIALLIGTFFSRGKKFKQLLNSNFKLVNKTPVVWKNLPPAIAYICEK